TGTCAAGCTTTGATGGTAAGTAAATTACAAAGTCAAAGCTCTTGGTATCTTATATAAATCTGCATGGCGTAAACGTCTGTACTGAGTGGTCAATACTTGCATCAGTGTGCACATGCTATTTAGGCTTTAAGTgtaccctgacagcaacatagtgtggcccagatccggcccacatctggtacatgtggattacatgcggatcagatgtgggccagatctgggctGACACTATGTTGCCGTCAGGGTAAAGTGCtagcatttttcatttttaacaaatatattaCGTTATTGTGACCATGTTTATAAGCTTAATTCTCAAATCTAACAAGGATTTCCCACTGAGAAGTGCATGTGAGGCCTTTTCTGccctacaaaaaaaaatcttccgcTTTCTTACTTCATTTCAGTTTCTAGTGCAGGTTTTCGTGTTGGCTGGTTTCTCACACTCGCTGGTTTTTGCCAGTTGGACTAAAGGCGCAGAATTTCTTTGAAACTTTCAGCAAAACATAAAACAGCATTCAAACGTGAGTATAAACAGCAGAGCTTTTAACTatagtttaaaatataataccttACTTGCATAAGCAAAGGGGTTTAAATAAAAAGAAGGGAAAAGGGGGgggaaaacaacataaaaagacATTGAACAGAATTTTGCTGCATGTGGTTTAAGTAATGATAAATCTGTCTTAAATTTCTTGGTGAGATGCAGATATTGTGTTTAACAACCAAAAGAGGACACGATCATGATgctcatttataattttttttttttctaatcttttctgtattttttaatataaattttcgTTTTATCTTTTCTTTAActtaatgatttttaaacatACACTGATATGGACTGACTTTAATAatgaatgtaatatatatacatataaagtaAACAACAAACAATCACAAGATTATAACGTAACTACAGGATTTTGCAGGATTTATGAACATTTGTCAGCTGGTCATCTGTAGAATAACAACAgcagattaaaataaaaatgctaatttgcaCCACAAACACTCTAcaataaatgtagcctatattGTATATTACTGTACATTAGAGACAACATTATAAAGctttaaagaaaatatatatataagaggacaaacatttttgttcaattgtttgtttttgttttttctgtgtttgtgtACAATTTGGAGGCATCATAACTTGTTTAGCCAAATAGTGTCTTGGATATTTATCTCAAAATGGTTCAAGTTGAATAGGACCATCATTTACTGTGGGTTAAAAAAAGAGATCAAGAGAGAATGAAACAAAATGACTGAAAGCAGTTGCACTTGTGGCTCATAGCCACATATGTTGTTttccagtttgtttgtttttcttagtTGTAAAAACATAGGCCTCTTTTCATAAACAAAACTTATCAGATtctcattgaataaataaataaatcaatataaCGCTGGgcttttgatttaaaaataaccTTTATCTTTTCATTCAGTATATTTCTTAGAAAAGGAACAGAATGCCAACTTGCAAGAtcctcttttttcttcttcttggtgagcataaataAACTCATAAAGTGCATTTTAATATTCTGAAGTaccttttatttaaaacagtctgTAATTACTCTTCCTGCAAAACTTTGCTTTCTTTTACTCCCCTTACTTCTCTCCATCAGCACTGTGTACATCGTGTGGGGAATGTGATGTCAAGTATGGTCAAGTCGGGGGTGAGGTTTCCATGGATTGTGGAGTACCTCAGAACAGTGATGTAGAATGGAAATTGAATGACATTCTCATCATTAAAATTAATGGCAGACGTGGAACTAGACAGAAGGGTATCAGTTTCTTCTCCTTTTGATACAAAAATGATTGAATATGAAGTATTGTGAGTAGTCACACTATAACTGATACTATTTTTAAAGGTCCTTCCCATATTAAGGATAAAGTAAGTGTAAATGGAGGATCTTTGAAGGTTCCCAGACTGGAGACAAGAGACTCTGGAGTTTATTCCTGTAATTCAGGAAAACGATACACTTTGCATGTTGTGTCAGGTGAGAAATGACAGCAGTGGCGAGAGAAAAcagttgtcttttttttatgtatttaattttagaataattgtattttcttttGCTCCTGTTTTTCTCCCTCAGTCTTTGCTAAACCAGGCCCAGTGCTGGTGCAGTCTAGTAGTGCAGAGCTGCACTGTGACATTGATGGAAACCCAAACACTGAAGTACAGTGGCTGAGTCCCTCTAATGATAAAAAAGATGATAAAAAACAAGTAATTCACCTGAAGTCTGTGACTTCAAATGATGATGGCCAGTGGACATGTCTGATCAAGGATGACTTGAAGCTCAGTTTAAAATTGACTGTTGTTGGTTGGTGTCCCTCAGTAgttgttattaatttttttttttttttttttttttaaagtattatcATATTTCACATTTCATACTATAAATGACATTCGTCTGGGTCTCCAGCAGGTCTCCAGACCACAGCTGTTAAAGTTCCTGAAGGGGGCAACATAAAGCTGCCCTGTTCTCTTCCTCGGAGTGTATCTCAACGTGTTGTGGGTGGGAAATGGACGGCTGACCACCTCCCCACAGTCTCTTTCCCAACCTTGAAGAACACGGAAACCAAAGGCTTACACTGGAGTGGCGATGATTCATCAAAAGTCATATTTACTAGTGACCAACTCAACATAAACTACGATGTCATGTTGATAAATGTGAATACCTTacactgaacttttttttgcagtgatgtCATAGAACAGGGGTGCCCAACCATGTTCCTTCAGATCTAtcttcctgcagagttcagctcaaCACatctgtctgtaattatcaagtgctcctgaagatcttaattagctgattcaggtgtgttgtatcagggttggagctaaactttgcaggtagATCTCtaggaacagggttgggcacccctgccatagaagaaccattttgggtttttcaaagaacctttcagtgaagagaaccattttttttactgtgaagAAGTTGTAAAATGTATAATCTAGTGCAATGAAAATGCTCCATGGATGTTTAAATGTTCTTCATGATGGAACCACAGATGCCAATAaacaacctttatttttaagagtgtaagaTGACAGTAGTTTCCTCTTATTCTCTCAGGCGCAGCCTAGTGATGAAGGGAAATATGTGTGTACTGTGGAGTTTGAGGGAGGAGTGAAGCTAACCGCAGAGACGAATTTGATGGTTGTGGCCAAACCTTCAGGTAAAACAAATCTACATTTCACAACTTTACAAAATCCGTCATATCAATGCCTggttgcataaagcaccttaagtTATTCCCTTAAGTATGAGACTCAAGCCGTGATTTCCCCTTACCTAAGGGAATGAATTGAGGGTGTTGCATATAATCCCTTAAACAGTTCTCTTAGGTAAGGGAAACTGTTGTGTTTCATGAGAAGTGTATACTTCTTGATGAATATGGGAAAAGCAATTTTAAAAAGCAAACTTAATCCCGTTGTTACTGCTGCCATAAACAGTGGGAGGAAATAACAGAGAAAATTAACGCACAGAATCTAGTAGTAAAGAGGTGTTTCAGAGGTCATAAAAAAATCTCTGtggtggcaaaaaaaaaagaaagaaaaaatgtattttaagtgTATTTTGTTGCCATGCGATAACAAAATTGCAGGTGAAGGACCGCCGCCTGAATTGTCAGTGGTCCAAGACATCCTTGGGGTGGACTCCCCTGTCCTGGCTGGCATCTCTGGTGGTTTAGAGAGTGAAGCTGAACCAGAGGAACATAACACAGAGTGAGAGAACATTGTTGtcttaaaatcaaataaaatttatCACTGCTGAGgataaaagatttaaaaatcaCGACAGGCATAATATGACAACAAAATGATATGATCATTTGTATTTGTTTCACATGTTAGAACTTCCCAGCAATCAAAGCAGCTTCAACACCGACAGAGCGGCAGCAGTACGCCAAACCAGGCAGGAACCAAGTGAGGTTTTATTGCTTCTTTGTTAACAATTATTAGTCTATTGTTATTTTGACTTGGAACAGCCTATTTTTAGACTATTTAGACATCATTTctccaaaacacttttgaattaCAGAAAGAAGCAAATACCCTCTCCAGCTGCTATAAGAGAAGAACTGCTGGAACTACAGAGAGACGTCCTACAGCTACAAAAGATAAAACTGCAGTTGGAGATcgaaaaactcaaaaaggagaagTAAAATCAAGACCTTTAAACTTTCTTAACAACAAACTGCAGCTACAAATTGAAGGGAAAATAACAGTCACATCAATTGAACAATCAAAACaccaataataaatatatagctACTATattaatactactaataaataacattacttTTAATTGCAACTACTAGCctacattttatcattaaacATTACTAGGCTACTACTACCaatacattttatcattaatATTGCTActaacatgttttatttttaatattactacTGTTACAATACTTGGATATGTTACTCATTAAAGAATGCATCCACGATGGCATCTCTGACAGCAAATCCAGCCTCGAATCTTGTTGCAGAAGATTTGCTTCATGAGCCTCATCTTCTTTATGACCCTCTTCTTTAAGCACATCCTCCTCTACGTAGGCAGAAAACGTCttcaaaatgttaaaaagaacaACACATGGGACAATAATTTTGCAAGCCCTTGGAGGCTCAACTTGCAGTTCACTGTGGAGATAGTGAAATCTGTGTTTAAGCTGTCCAATCGTCCTCTCAACTGTAGACCTTGTGTGTGTCAATCCATTGTTTTATGTTTCCAACAGAACCATATAAGTTATTGGCGACCGATGTTAGAGATCAGtcaatattgaaatatattggAATTGGACATTTAATTGTGTATTTCCcctgtttttacatttagactGTTTGCTGTCATCTAACTataattcaataaaatataacttttcatactgtacatatgTGATGCTTaaatttttgttacatttaaattttttttttgtgctttattttttatttagttagaCAGAATAGTAAAAAAGCTATTGACCATAACATGGAAaattatgaaagtgaaagtgaccaagtatactcggaatttgtgctctgcatttcacccatccaagtgcacacacacagcagtgagtattgaacaaaCACACCTCAAGATTTTGCTGTGACGCcaggggagtgattgggggttaggtgccttgttcaagggcacctcagttgttAGGAATTGAGAGTGTAAAagagcgctgttcattcactccccccacctATATTTCCTGAGACCTGAACCTGCAACCTTCTggttacaagtctgactctccatccattaggccacaactgcctcAGCTTATTCGTATcagacagaattttaatatcgCTGCATTCCTACAGGGATGAACATAATTCCACAATAGAAATGATGCCCTTTTATGCCAAGATCCCAGATCAACAGCTCAGTCTTCATCTTGATCACTGAACAGGTGGACAGGAAGTCactaaagtgaaagtgaaaacacctgcatgtgGGGGAACATGGACCATAAGGATGTGTTTGGCATACAGCTGTGGGTCTGGATTGCTGTAGGagccacactgtaaaaaataaaaagttgagttaacttaaaaaataaggCAACTAGATGCAAAGCATTTTTGAGTTTACTTTACTTTAGTGGTTGAAGTTGTCAAATCATTTTTGAAAGTTCACTAAACTTATTTGATTAAGTTGATTACACTTTCCTCAGTAAGTTCATCTAACTACCAGTCCAACTCAAAGAAATGAGTAAGCTCAACTACAGAGGTCCTGAAGTTCAGTAAACTCATAAAAGCTTTGCAGCTGGTTGCTTTACTTTGTCAAGTTGATTCAACTTTTGCCAAATATCTCACTTGTATAGCCCTCACATTAAGAATGCAAATGCAGGGAGTACAAACCAACAATTCTGCAAAACAAAGTTTCTGTCTGCGTGAGGTACATATATTTGAAGGTGATGATGTTCTACTCCACTctttaagatttatttaaaaaaaaggtttatgTACTAAATTAGAGTACaaactggaataaataaatgctcaacccaatgattatgattatgatcCATATGGATTTCAGCTACTCACATTGAGGGCATAAATCAAGCCAAAGAGATTAACAGCTGTGGCAAAAATCTTGCACATTATCTGGCCCAATCTGCTCTTATACTACAGAGAGGCACCTTATATTTGAGTTTGAGTGGATGGTGGTCTTCAACAATGGTTAAGATCCTAATTTTTTCCCCTTGGGTTGTCTTCTGTGTCTGTGTCTTGCAGTAGAAATCAGCATAAAATTAGGATCAAAACCAATTTTTGATTG
The sequence above is drawn from the Megalobrama amblycephala isolate DHTTF-2021 linkage group LG13, ASM1881202v1, whole genome shotgun sequence genome and encodes:
- the cd4-2.2 gene encoding CD4-2 molecule, tandem duplicate 2 isoform X1 yields the protein MPTCKILFFLLLALCTSCGECDVKYGQVGGEVSMDCGVPQNSDVEWKLNDILIIKINGRRGTRQKGPSHIKDKVSVNGGSLKVPRLETRDSGVYSCNSGKRYTLHVVSVFAKPGPVLVQSSSAELHCDIDGNPNTEVQWLSPSNDKKDDKKQVIHLKSVTSNDDGQWTCLIKDDLKLSLKLTVVAGLQTTAVKVPEGGNIKLPCSLPRSVSQRVVGGKWTADHLPTVSFPTLKNTETKGLHWSGDDSSKVIFTSDQLNINYDVMLINAQPSDEGKYVCTVEFEGGVKLTAETNLMVVAKPSGEGPPPELSVVQDILGVDSPVLAGISGGLESEAEPEEHNTETSQQSKQLQHRQSGSSTPNQAGTKKKQIPSPAAIREELLELQRDVLQLQKIKLQLEIEKLKKEK
- the cd4-2.2 gene encoding CD4-2 molecule, tandem duplicate 2 isoform X2, translated to MPTCKILFFLLLALCTSCGECDVKYGQVGGEVSMDCGVPQNSDVEWKLNDILIIKINGRRGTRQKGPSHIKDKVSVNGGSLKVPRLETRDSGVYSCNSGKRYTLHVVSVFAKPGPVLVQSSSAELHCDIDGNPNTEVQWLSPSNDKKDDKKQVIHLKSVTSNDDGQWTCLIKDDLKLSLKLTVVGLQTTAVKVPEGGNIKLPCSLPRSVSQRVVGGKWTADHLPTVSFPTLKNTETKGLHWSGDDSSKVIFTSDQLNINYDVMLINAQPSDEGKYVCTVEFEGGVKLTAETNLMVVAKPSGEGPPPELSVVQDILGVDSPVLAGISGGLESEAEPEEHNTETSQQSKQLQHRQSGSSTPNQAGTKKKQIPSPAAIREELLELQRDVLQLQKIKLQLEIEKLKKEK